In Synechococcus sp. PCC 6312, one genomic interval encodes:
- a CDS encoding sulfurtransferase has translation MTLEPTAVVSVQWLRLRLGQPGLVVIDCRFSLSDPGLGESHYQQGHIPGAYYLHLNRDLSGPVETHGGRHPLPDPITLGETLTKCGINADTWVVAYDDSRSCFAARLWWLLRWLGHDQVAVLDGGYQAYCQAQLPISQEIPVPQTGYFQPRPRFDWVVDYQFVKDYQPDPNRVLIDSREPARYRGEIEPIDPIAGHIPGAVNYPWTEITDPQGFVKSVPELQAHWQQLDDSAGLVVYCGSGVTACVNLLGLELAGRPGAKLYAGSWSDWCSMSFKSETV, from the coding sequence ATGACGTTAGAACCGACAGCAGTTGTCTCGGTGCAATGGTTAAGATTGCGCTTGGGTCAGCCCGGCCTGGTGGTGATTGATTGTCGCTTTTCCTTAAGTGATCCAGGCCTGGGGGAGAGCCACTATCAACAGGGCCATATTCCAGGAGCTTACTATTTACATCTCAATCGGGACTTATCTGGGCCGGTGGAAACCCATGGAGGCCGCCATCCCCTTCCTGATCCAATAACGCTTGGGGAAACCTTAACTAAATGTGGAATTAATGCCGATACCTGGGTCGTGGCCTATGATGATTCTCGCTCCTGCTTTGCGGCCCGTTTGTGGTGGTTACTGCGCTGGTTAGGGCATGATCAGGTTGCGGTGTTGGATGGGGGATATCAAGCCTACTGCCAGGCCCAACTGCCCATTTCTCAAGAAATTCCTGTCCCACAAACAGGGTATTTCCAGCCCAGGCCCCGCTTCGATTGGGTGGTTGATTATCAGTTTGTCAAAGACTATCAGCCAGATCCGAACCGCGTCTTAATTGACTCCCGCGAACCGGCCCGTTACCGAGGAGAAATTGAACCCATTGATCCCATTGCTGGGCATATTCCAGGAGCCGTGAACTATCCTTGGACAGAGATTACTGATCCCCAAGGTTTTGTGAAATCTGTACCGGAACTCCAAGCCCATTGGCAGCAGTTAGACGATTCCGCCGGCCTGGTGGTCTATTGTGGCTCTGGGGTTACAGCCTGTGTCAATCTCTTGGGACTAGAGCTAGCGGGCCGGCCGGGGGCAAAACTGTATGCGGGCAGTTGGAGTGATTGGTGTTCTATGTCATTCAAGTCTGAGACAGTCTAA
- a CDS encoding integrase arm-type DNA-binding domain-containing protein — MRCLKICATRMKLTDIQIKAIKTTEKTIRLWDGEGLYLEIRPPCSKGWRFKYRFQGKEKRISLGAYPKVSLKEARKRLDEVKRLLADEKDPSNERQSQKRLTAFNAANTFETVAREWWETMSSGWTVSHAKDVLHNLEVDIFPFIGHRPIGEIEAPELLAVLQRVVARGVVETAHRELGNCRRVFGYALATGRASRNPGEDLRGALPPKQQANHFPAITKLDDVGWLVRLIDGYWGTFVICSAFKLAPLFFVRPGELRSAMWEEINFEAKEWRYLSTQRNVDHIVPLCNQAITILQELHLVTGHGTYLFPNRRDKERPMSHGSLSEALKALGISGEEHTWHGFRTTGRTILEEVLHYPPGIIELQLTHCIRDPLGRAYNRTTFLPERREMMQAWADYLDKLKEV, encoded by the coding sequence ATGAGATGCCTTAAAATTTGTGCCACCCGTATGAAGCTCACGGATATTCAAATCAAGGCAATTAAGACAACCGAGAAAACAATAAGGCTATGGGATGGTGAGGGCCTGTACTTAGAGATTCGCCCCCCATGCTCTAAGGGATGGCGGTTTAAGTATCGTTTTCAGGGTAAAGAGAAACGAATCAGTTTAGGGGCATATCCCAAGGTTTCATTGAAAGAGGCTCGCAAACGCCTAGATGAGGTAAAGAGGCTTTTAGCTGATGAAAAAGACCCTTCTAACGAGCGGCAATCCCAGAAACGTTTAACAGCCTTTAATGCTGCAAATACGTTTGAGACGGTCGCTCGCGAGTGGTGGGAAACCATGTCCTCAGGCTGGACAGTATCTCATGCCAAAGATGTTCTGCACAATCTTGAAGTTGATATTTTTCCGTTTATTGGGCATCGTCCCATTGGTGAGATCGAGGCTCCTGAATTACTAGCTGTTTTACAAAGAGTTGTGGCTCGTGGTGTAGTAGAAACCGCCCATCGAGAATTGGGAAATTGTAGGCGGGTGTTTGGGTATGCCTTGGCTACAGGTCGAGCTAGTCGCAATCCGGGAGAAGACCTAAGAGGAGCATTGCCACCAAAACAGCAAGCAAATCATTTCCCCGCTATTACCAAGCTAGATGATGTTGGGTGGTTGGTTAGGTTGATTGATGGGTATTGGGGCACGTTTGTTATCTGCTCTGCCTTTAAGTTGGCTCCTCTGTTCTTTGTTCGACCGGGTGAGTTACGAAGTGCAATGTGGGAGGAGATTAATTTTGAGGCAAAAGAATGGCGTTATCTTTCGACTCAACGGAACGTTGATCACATCGTTCCTTTGTGCAATCAAGCTATTACGATTCTCCAAGAATTGCACCTAGTAACCGGGCATGGTACTTATTTATTTCCTAACAGACGGGATAAGGAACGCCCAATGTCTCATGGCTCGCTTAGTGAAGCGTTAAAAGCATTAGGAATCTCAGGAGAAGAACATACCTGGCATGGATTTCGTACAACAGGCCGAACGATTTTAGAGGAGGTGTTACATTACCCCCCCGGCATTATCGAACTCCAATTAACCCATTGTATTCGTGACCCTTTGGGACGGGCTTATAACAGAACCACATTTTTACCTGAGCGGCGGGAGATGATGCAGGCCTGGGCAGATTATTTAGACAAGTTAAAGGAAGTCTGA
- a CDS encoding response regulator transcription factor: protein MKPRILVIDDDPAIAELVCLNLELAGYDVTQAADGIQGQALALQLLPDLIMLDLMLPRVDGFTVCQRLRRDERTAIIPVLMLTALSQTQDKVEGFNSGADDYLTKPFEIEEMLARVRALLRRTDRIPHAAKHKEILSYGPLTLIPERFEVIWLTKNIKLTRLEFELLHCLLQRHGQTVSPSDILTEVWGYDPDDDIETIRVHIRHLRTKLEPDPRHPKYIKTVYGAGYCLELPNTGDEISGISIKANVPV from the coding sequence ATGAAGCCCCGGATTTTGGTCATTGATGACGATCCAGCCATTGCCGAGCTTGTCTGTCTCAACCTAGAGCTTGCTGGCTACGATGTCACCCAGGCCGCTGATGGGATTCAAGGTCAAGCCCTCGCCCTACAACTGCTACCAGATTTAATCATGCTGGATTTGATGTTGCCGCGGGTCGATGGTTTTACGGTCTGTCAACGCCTCCGCCGCGATGAACGCACAGCCATCATTCCCGTCTTGATGTTAACCGCCCTCAGTCAAACCCAAGATAAGGTGGAAGGCTTTAATTCTGGGGCTGATGATTATTTAACCAAGCCCTTTGAAATCGAAGAAATGTTGGCTCGGGTGAGGGCCTTGCTGCGGCGCACGGATCGAATTCCCCATGCCGCCAAACACAAAGAAATTCTTAGCTATGGGCCATTGACCCTAATTCCAGAGCGGTTTGAAGTCATCTGGCTCACCAAAAATATTAAACTGACCCGCTTAGAGTTTGAACTCCTCCACTGCCTATTACAGCGACATGGACAAACGGTTTCCCCCAGCGATATTCTCACGGAAGTTTGGGGTTACGATCCCGATGATGATATTGAAACGATTCGCGTCCATATTCGCCACCTACGGACAAAACTGGAACCAGATCCCCGACATCCGAAGTACATCAAAACGGTTTACGGGGCCGGCTACTGCTTGGAATTACCCAACACAGGTGATGAAATTTCTGGGATCAGTATCAAAGCCAATGTACCTGTCTAA
- a CDS encoding O-antigen ligase, whose protein sequence is MPILRLSCLLLPNLTVLSLLGFLISAGQGWQRGWPGIGHTLKARLFLGLTLLLIISSWGAVNRGEACLQLVHFIPFFVFFLGLEVIFNQKRALLPILAADLVVGALPLNLFALGEWFIKALYREYGWPNYDQWPVINDYINIVPDRVVVWFGDPNFLASYLVMIFGLGLGLCWQAREKPIHYPTPWRNVVLPSGLIYGMAVMNALTILATASRTGWGAIILQLALFGIAWQRRLVWPILMASLGLLLVGLFSVAGVSGRPDLTSDPRFSLWPLGWRLIVEKPWFGWGLGNFKELYPTMTMIPNYPELAHLHNYWLTLGVEAGLPAMILLSGIVFWLAWGNGVWLQFFNPHSSQSGWQLGYGLGFLGTVAYGLLDVTYFQAANNALGWLLLAALTVIGQKSSAPYQPIKI, encoded by the coding sequence TTGCCAATTCTGCGCCTTAGCTGCCTCTTATTGCCCAATTTAACTGTACTGAGTTTACTAGGATTTCTGATTAGTGCAGGCCAAGGTTGGCAGAGGGGCTGGCCTGGGATTGGGCATACGCTCAAAGCCCGCTTGTTTTTAGGATTAACGCTTTTATTGATCATCAGTTCTTGGGGGGCGGTAAACCGAGGTGAGGCCTGTTTACAACTGGTTCACTTTATCCCCTTTTTTGTCTTTTTCTTAGGTCTAGAAGTTATTTTCAATCAAAAAAGGGCTTTATTACCAATCTTGGCCGCTGATCTTGTTGTAGGAGCCTTGCCCTTAAATCTGTTTGCCTTAGGAGAATGGTTCATTAAAGCTCTCTATCGTGAATATGGTTGGCCAAATTATGATCAGTGGCCAGTGATTAATGACTATATCAATATCGTCCCAGACCGGGTTGTCGTTTGGTTTGGTGATCCAAATTTCTTAGCGAGTTACCTAGTGATGATCTTTGGTTTAGGCTTAGGGTTATGTTGGCAAGCTCGAGAAAAGCCGATACATTACCCAACTCCTTGGCGAAATGTTGTTCTTCCCTCAGGCTTAATCTATGGAATGGCTGTCATGAATGCCTTAACGATTTTAGCCACAGCCTCTCGAACAGGGTGGGGGGCCATTATTTTGCAATTAGCCTTGTTTGGGATTGCCTGGCAACGGAGGCTAGTATGGCCAATTTTAATGGCTAGTTTGGGGTTGCTCCTGGTGGGCTTATTCAGTGTGGCGGGGGTCAGTGGTCGCCCAGATCTTACGAGTGATCCTCGCTTTAGCTTGTGGCCCCTGGGCTGGCGGCTCATTGTCGAAAAACCTTGGTTTGGCTGGGGGCTAGGCAACTTTAAAGAGCTTTATCCCACAATGACGATGATTCCGAATTATCCGGAACTGGCCCACTTGCATAACTATTGGCTAACCCTAGGGGTGGAAGCGGGCTTACCTGCCATGATTTTACTGAGTGGAATCGTTTTCTGGCTGGCCTGGGGGAATGGAGTTTGGCTTCAATTTTTTAATCCCCACAGTTCTCAAAGCGGCTGGCAATTAGGCTATGGCTTGGGCTTTTTGGGAACGGTTGCCTACGGATTGCTGGATGTGACCTATTTTCAAGCGGCTAATAACGCTTTGGGGTGGTTATTACTGGCTGCTCTAACAGTGATTGGGCAAAAGAGTTCGGCTCCCTATCAGCCCATTAAGATATAA
- a CDS encoding AlpA family transcriptional regulator, producing MSELPKDGFLRIDDVLKFIPVSKSTWWAGVRSGRFPRGVKLGSKTTVWRVQDIRQLIENPTGGGPKTCETPTDGNL from the coding sequence ATGTCTGAACTACCCAAAGACGGCTTCTTACGAATTGATGATGTCCTGAAATTTATCCCAGTGAGTAAAAGTACCTGGTGGGCTGGTGTCCGCTCGGGTAGATTTCCCCGTGGCGTAAAACTTGGCTCAAAAACTACGGTTTGGCGGGTTCAAGATATTCGGCAACTCATCGAAAATCCTACGGGCGGCGGCCCTAAAACGTGCGAAACCCCCACGGACGGCAATCTGTAG